A single genomic interval of Bradyrhizobium japonicum USDA 6 harbors:
- a CDS encoding GFA family protein has protein sequence MKHVGNCFCGAVTIEVTGDPAAMGYCHCRSCRSWSGGPVNAFSLWKPEAVRIAEGAQNVETFAKTPLSQRKYCKKCGGHLMTNHPPLDLIDVFTATIPTLAFTPGVHVNYSETVLPMRDGLPKLKDFPAEFGGSGEMMQE, from the coding sequence ATGAAACATGTCGGAAACTGCTTCTGCGGCGCGGTCACGATCGAGGTCACGGGCGATCCGGCGGCGATGGGCTATTGCCATTGCCGCTCCTGCCGCTCGTGGTCGGGCGGACCGGTGAATGCCTTCAGCCTGTGGAAGCCGGAAGCCGTGCGCATCGCCGAAGGCGCCCAGAACGTCGAGACCTTCGCCAAGACGCCGCTCAGCCAGCGCAAATATTGCAAGAAGTGCGGCGGTCATCTCATGACCAACCACCCGCCGCTCGACCTGATCGACGTCTTCACCGCCACCATCCCCACGCTCGCCTTCACGCCCGGCGTCCACGTCAACTATTCCGAGACAGTGCTGCCGATGCGCGACGGCCTGCCGAAGCTGAAGGACTTTCCGGCTGAGTTCGGCGGGAGCGGCGAGATGATGCAGGAGTAG
- a CDS encoding winged helix-turn-helix domain-containing protein, whose translation MQFMFRDHLLDTDRRELSREQVPVAVEPQVFDLVVHLMENRDRVVSKDELIDKIWHGRSVSESTLTSRINAARKAIGDSGANQALIRTIARKGFRFVGVVQTQRATAPEPGRVAQAPPATLALPDRPAIAVLPFTNMSGDREQDYFSDGISEDIITALSKLRWFFVVARNSSFVYKGRAVHMHEVARELGVRYVLEGSVRRSGDRLRISAQLNDVSTGSHLWAERYDRELADIFAVQDEITEAIVAAIEPQLYTAESFRAQQKPPGSLDAWDLVMRALSHYWRITREDNAAAQGLLEQATAIDPTYGKALGLLATSHIFGAHMGWADMAMTVPVAERAALAAVEADREDAWAHHGLAYTYLFRRRFDDALAEFELALQLNPNFAMAHAFYGVTLCYAGRWQDGDAAARRALRLSPRDPLAAIYCGVAAYAQFIGRNYEGAVQMARESMRQRADFVGAHRVLTAAAGMLGDPQLAASALRGLQRTQPGISLAWLTRELPMRRAEDREHYLQGFRRAGMR comes from the coding sequence GTGCAATTTATGTTCCGGGACCACCTTCTCGACACCGACCGGCGCGAGCTGAGCCGCGAGCAGGTTCCCGTGGCCGTGGAGCCGCAGGTCTTCGACCTCGTCGTTCACCTCATGGAGAACCGTGACCGGGTGGTCAGCAAGGATGAGCTGATCGACAAGATCTGGCACGGGCGCAGCGTCTCCGAATCCACCCTGACCAGCCGGATCAACGCGGCGCGCAAGGCGATCGGCGACAGCGGCGCGAACCAGGCGCTGATCCGTACCATCGCGCGCAAGGGCTTTCGTTTCGTCGGCGTCGTCCAGACGCAGCGCGCCACCGCGCCGGAGCCGGGCCGTGTCGCCCAGGCGCCGCCGGCTACGCTCGCGCTGCCCGACCGTCCCGCGATCGCCGTGCTGCCCTTCACCAATATGAGCGGCGATCGCGAGCAGGACTATTTCTCCGACGGCATCAGCGAGGACATCATCACGGCGCTGTCCAAGCTGCGCTGGTTCTTCGTCGTCGCCCGCAACTCTTCCTTCGTCTACAAGGGCCGCGCCGTGCATATGCACGAAGTCGCGCGCGAGCTCGGCGTACGCTATGTGCTCGAAGGCAGCGTGCGGCGCAGCGGCGATCGCCTGCGCATCTCGGCGCAGCTCAACGACGTCTCGACCGGCAGCCATCTCTGGGCCGAGCGCTACGACCGCGAGCTCGCCGACATCTTCGCCGTGCAGGACGAGATCACCGAGGCGATCGTCGCCGCGATCGAGCCGCAGCTCTATACCGCCGAAAGCTTTCGCGCCCAGCAGAAGCCGCCGGGCAGCCTCGACGCCTGGGACCTCGTGATGCGTGCATTGTCGCATTACTGGCGCATCACGCGCGAGGACAACGCCGCCGCGCAGGGACTGCTGGAACAGGCGACCGCGATCGATCCCACCTATGGCAAGGCGCTGGGCTTGCTCGCGACCAGCCATATCTTCGGCGCGCATATGGGCTGGGCCGACATGGCCATGACCGTACCGGTCGCCGAACGCGCGGCGCTCGCGGCGGTGGAAGCCGATCGCGAGGACGCCTGGGCCCATCACGGTCTGGCTTATACTTATTTGTTCCGCCGCCGCTTCGACGACGCGCTGGCGGAGTTCGAGCTGGCGCTGCAACTCAATCCGAATTTCGCGATGGCGCACGCTTTCTACGGCGTGACGCTGTGCTACGCGGGGAGATGGCAAGACGGCGATGCCGCCGCACGCCGCGCGCTGCGGCTGAGCCCGCGCGATCCGCTCGCGGCGATCTATTGCGGCGTTGCCGCCTATGCCCAGTTCATCGGTCGCAACTATGAGGGCGCCGTGCAGATGGCGCGGGAATCGATGCGGCAGCGCGCCGATTTCGTCGGCGCCCATCGCGTGCTGACGGCCGCCGCCGGCATGTTGGGTGATCCTCAGCTCGCGGCGTCCGCGCTGCGGGGCCTGCAACGCACCCAGCCCGGCATCTCGCTGGCCTGGCTCACGCGCGAGCTGCCGATGCGGCGGGCAGAGGATCGCGAGCACTATCTGCAGGGGTTCCGGCGCGCGGGGATGAGGTAG